TTCTTGATATAATGCCTCAACAAGCTGCTCTTGGGACTTGGCTTCTTTTTCATTAGCCCCAGAGAATAAATCGTTAATGGCTTTGATGGCCGATTGCTTCCAAGTTTTTACCTGCGTTGCGTGAACACCGTATTCACTGGTAATTTGCGCTTGTGTGAGTTTCCCCTCAATCGCAGCTAGCGTTATTTTTGCCTTCTTGGCCGCCGTATAATAAGCTCGCTTTTTAGACATTTTATTCTCCTCTTTGTATTAAGAAGAATAGCTCTTAAAAAACCTTTTTTTGTGTCCAGAAAACCGCGCCTATATTATCATGCAAGTGGCGATGGAGCTTGTTTGTTTAATGCTCTTGC
The sequence above is drawn from the Legionella antarctica genome and encodes:
- a CDS encoding transposase, whose protein sequence is MSKKRAYYTAAKKAKITLAAIEGKLTQAQITSEYGVHATQVKTWKQSAIKAINDLFSGANEKEAKSQEQLVEALYQEIGRLQAQLSWLKKKHEL